Proteins co-encoded in one Leucobacter exalbidus genomic window:
- a CDS encoding PhoH family protein: MMSHNLGGTRLAEGAAIAPQGGPAEAPTAGLADAPAIERTSSAHVTERTYVLDTSVLLSDPRALFRFAEHAVVLPVVVLVELEQKRQDLELGYFARRALRSLDELRARHLRLDFPVPVGTDGGTLRVELNHSSLDTLPSGMRLGDNDTRILAVAHNLASEGADVTVVSKDLPMRLKAAALGLGAEEYRAELAHDDAYTGAVQMSLDEEQMRVLWESERVDDVEGARGLPYGTGAILQSTRGSALGRVDGDGSLHLVRGDLEVFGVSGRSAEQRLAIDLLLDPEVGIVSLGGNAGTGKSALALAAGLEAVLERQQHRKVMVFRPLYAVGGQDLGYLPGDRDEKMNPWAQAVFDTLGSIVSQNVLEEVMARGLIEVLPLTHIRGRSLHDAFVIVDEAQSLERGVLLTMLSRIGQNSRVVLTHDVAQRDNLLVGRYDGIAAVIEKLKGNRLFGHVTLARSERSDIAALVTKLLD, encoded by the coding sequence ATGATGTCACACAATCTCGGTGGTACCAGGCTCGCAGAAGGTGCGGCGATCGCACCGCAGGGCGGGCCAGCAGAAGCACCGACCGCAGGGCTGGCTGATGCGCCAGCAATCGAGCGCACCTCATCTGCGCACGTGACCGAGCGCACCTATGTGCTCGACACCTCGGTGCTGCTGAGCGATCCGCGTGCGCTGTTTCGGTTCGCAGAGCACGCCGTCGTATTGCCGGTGGTCGTGCTGGTGGAGCTCGAACAGAAACGCCAAGACCTCGAACTGGGGTACTTTGCGCGTCGCGCGCTGCGCAGCCTCGATGAGTTGCGGGCTCGTCACCTGCGACTCGACTTCCCGGTTCCCGTGGGCACCGACGGCGGCACCCTGCGGGTGGAGCTGAATCACTCGAGTCTCGACACGCTGCCCAGCGGCATGCGGCTGGGCGACAACGACACACGCATTCTTGCGGTCGCCCACAATTTGGCCTCTGAAGGCGCTGACGTCACCGTGGTCTCGAAAGATCTGCCGATGCGGTTGAAAGCTGCCGCACTGGGCCTGGGCGCAGAAGAATATCGGGCCGAGCTTGCGCACGATGATGCCTACACCGGGGCCGTGCAGATGAGCCTCGACGAAGAGCAGATGCGAGTGCTGTGGGAGTCTGAGCGCGTCGATGATGTGGAGGGGGCACGCGGCCTGCCTTACGGCACGGGAGCGATTCTCCAATCCACGCGAGGGTCGGCGCTCGGGCGAGTGGATGGCGACGGTTCATTGCACCTGGTGCGCGGCGACCTTGAGGTATTTGGGGTGTCGGGCCGCAGCGCCGAACAGCGCCTCGCGATCGACCTGCTGCTCGACCCCGAGGTGGGCATTGTGTCGCTCGGCGGCAACGCGGGCACGGGTAAGTCGGCGCTGGCGCTCGCGGCGGGGCTTGAAGCGGTGCTCGAGCGGCAGCAACACCGCAAGGTGATGGTGTTTCGCCCGCTCTACGCCGTGGGCGGGCAAGACCTCGGATACCTGCCGGGTGACCGCGACGAGAAGATGAATCCGTGGGCGCAGGCCGTCTTCGACACCCTCGGCTCGATCGTGTCACAGAACGTGCTCGAAGAAGTGATGGCGCGGGGCCTCATCGAGGTGCTGCCGCTGACCCACATTCGCGGCCGGTCGCTGCACGATGCCTTCGTGATTGTCGACGAGGCGCAGTCACTCGAACGCGGAGTACTGCTCACGATGCTCTCGCGTATCGGGCAGAACTCGCGGGTGGTACTCACCCACGATGTGGCGCAGCGCGACAACCTGCTGGTGGGCCGCTACGACGGTATCGCTGCGGTGATCGAGAAGCTGAAGGGCAACCGTCTGTTTGGCCACGTCACGCTCGCGCGCTCGGAGCGCAGTGACATCGCGGCCTTGGTCACCAAGCTGCTCGACTAA
- the mtnA gene encoding S-methyl-5-thioribose-1-phosphate isomerase, with protein sequence MRTIDWVDGVIELIDQTLLPHTIEVQRVTELPTLIDDIQRLAVRGAPALGVAGAFGVALIAASVAVENGDADFDEAEVRRQAALLREARPTAVNLSWGVDRALTALAGGPAAVLAEAIAIRDEDIAACVSMGLYGADLTRELTGKDRVRVMTICNTGSLATVERGTALGVVQTLLEQGSLEEAFPLETRPLLQGARLTAWELTRMEAPFRLIIDSAGPFLLSRGIADAVFIGADRIAANGDSANKIGSFSLALAAQHAGVPFIVVAPESTVDMLTATGADIEIEDRGSDEVCGFGGTRTAPEGTNTVNPAFDVTPHELITAIVTERRIILPGKGESPVSVPLGALRS encoded by the coding sequence TTGCGCACGATCGACTGGGTTGACGGGGTTATCGAGCTGATCGATCAGACCTTGCTGCCGCATACCATTGAGGTACAGCGAGTCACCGAGCTGCCGACCCTCATCGACGATATTCAGCGTCTCGCTGTGCGTGGCGCCCCCGCGCTGGGCGTGGCCGGAGCCTTTGGTGTGGCGCTGATTGCGGCGAGTGTTGCTGTCGAGAACGGCGACGCCGACTTCGACGAGGCAGAGGTGCGCCGTCAGGCCGCGCTACTGCGCGAAGCTCGCCCGACCGCCGTCAACCTGTCGTGGGGCGTCGACCGCGCTCTCACCGCACTCGCCGGTGGCCCCGCAGCCGTGCTCGCCGAAGCCATCGCGATTCGTGATGAAGACATTGCAGCGTGTGTCTCCATGGGACTCTACGGCGCCGATCTCACGCGCGAGCTCACTGGAAAGGATCGCGTGCGCGTCATGACGATCTGCAACACCGGCAGCCTCGCCACCGTTGAGCGCGGTACAGCACTCGGCGTCGTGCAGACGCTCCTCGAACAGGGATCCCTCGAAGAGGCCTTCCCCCTCGAGACGCGGCCACTGCTGCAGGGTGCACGCCTGACGGCGTGGGAGCTCACGCGCATGGAAGCCCCGTTCCGCCTGATCATCGATTCGGCTGGCCCCTTCCTACTGTCGCGCGGTATCGCAGACGCCGTGTTCATCGGCGCTGACCGCATTGCCGCCAACGGTGACTCGGCCAACAAGATCGGCTCGTTCTCACTCGCCCTCGCGGCGCAGCACGCAGGCGTACCGTTCATTGTCGTCGCCCCCGAGTCAACGGTTGACATGCTGACCGCGACCGGCGCCGACATTGAAATCGAAGACCGCGGCTCAGATGAGGTCTGTGGTTTCGGTGGCACGCGTACCGCCCCCGAGGGCACCAATACGGTGAACCCCGCCTTCGATGTCACCCCGCACGAACTGATCACGGCCATCGTTACCGAGCGCCGCATCATTCTGCCAGGCAAGGGCGAATCGCCCGTCTCGGTACCACTTGGCGCCCTGCGCTCATAA
- a CDS encoding BMP family ABC transporter substrate-binding protein, whose protein sequence is MFFTKSRTRAALVAGAAAGALLLTSCAGGGDAGASDASGPKFIYITSDPIGQNEFLKSGKVGIDSVAEQFEGSAKTFESKDEAQRRTNLESAVAQAPEVVVMLGFQFEEMAKELAEANPQQKFLLIDTKVDGAPENLYQATFREQEPSYLLGYEAGLLSAAGKVGSIISLDIPLMQKYTVGFAEGAEAANKKVDVIDPQVVGGENPFADTARAKEQAIAYAGTGVDQVFAVGAAANGGIMEAAAEKGFSAYGVDTNQCGMQPGSVVDGSIKSVNRVVETVVGEIMDGVSSKDATTSFGLKEEGMTIVSLAEGAEESQCTVMENPEVLEQVTQVRDDIVSGKVKVTDPLA, encoded by the coding sequence ATGTTCTTCACCAAGAGCCGCACGCGTGCGGCACTCGTTGCTGGGGCAGCCGCTGGCGCCCTCCTCCTGACCTCCTGCGCAGGTGGCGGCGATGCCGGTGCGAGCGACGCGTCGGGCCCTAAGTTCATTTACATCACCAGCGACCCGATCGGCCAGAACGAGTTTCTGAAGTCGGGCAAGGTCGGCATCGACTCGGTAGCTGAGCAGTTCGAGGGCTCAGCCAAGACGTTCGAGTCCAAGGACGAGGCGCAGCGTCGCACCAACCTGGAGTCAGCTGTTGCGCAGGCGCCCGAGGTCGTTGTCATGCTCGGCTTCCAGTTCGAGGAAATGGCCAAGGAACTCGCTGAGGCGAACCCGCAGCAGAAGTTCCTGCTGATCGACACCAAGGTCGACGGCGCCCCCGAGAACCTGTACCAGGCGACCTTCCGTGAGCAGGAGCCCTCGTACTTGCTCGGCTACGAAGCTGGTCTGCTGTCTGCAGCTGGCAAGGTTGGCTCGATCATTTCTCTCGATATCCCGCTGATGCAGAAGTACACGGTGGGCTTCGCCGAGGGTGCCGAGGCAGCCAACAAGAAGGTCGACGTGATCGATCCTCAGGTTGTGGGCGGCGAGAACCCCTTCGCTGACACCGCTCGCGCCAAGGAGCAGGCCATTGCTTACGCCGGCACCGGCGTTGACCAGGTCTTCGCTGTGGGCGCTGCTGCCAACGGCGGCATCATGGAGGCTGCAGCTGAGAAGGGCTTCTCAGCCTACGGCGTAGACACCAACCAGTGCGGCATGCAGCCCGGTTCGGTAGTCGACGGCTCGATCAAGTCGGTAAACCGCGTCGTTGAGACCGTTGTTGGCGAGATCATGGACGGCGTCAGCTCGAAGGATGCCACTACCAGCTTCGGCCTGAAGGAAGAGGGCATGACCATCGTCAGCCTCGCAGAGGGCGCAGAAGAGTCGCAGTGCACCGTGATGGAGAACCCCGAGGTTCTCGAGCAGGTCACCCAGGTGCGCGATGACATCGTTTCTGGCAAGGTAAAGGTCACCGACCCCCTCGCCTAA
- a CDS encoding ABC transporter ATP-binding protein, with protein MTAEISMRGITKRFPGVLADDNVDFEVETGEIHALMGENGAGKSILMSQLAGVYQPDEGEIYVRGEKIAFSSPQGAIDAGIGMVFQSFKLFPSLTIAENVVFRSEPTKRGLIDRKSANERVREIADRYGLALDPTARVSSVPVGVLQRVEIVKALYREARVLILDEPTAVLTPQETENLFDVLRALKADGRTIILITHKLNEVMAISDRVTVLRDGRNVAQLVTADSSPEEITRHMTGRDVDLSTPPPALEPGEIVLDVHDVTVAEAGTNPTVQHASVQVRAGEVVGIAGVAGNGQVELAEAIIGMRPIASGSVTLQGNNLSRSSIAQRRDAGIAYVPEDRHGVGSAGTASAIDNLALGHHRTAPILQRRLLSRAAMVEHAQRLIKRFGVKIASPATAVGTLSGGNLQKVVVARELDYGSPLLIAEQPTRGVDVGAIESIHRELCEYRDGGGALLLISAELSEIMSLSSRILVMFEGRVTAEVAKEEATEALLGLYMAGHEPEPRHRPGALANGDAR; from the coding sequence ATGACCGCCGAAATCTCGATGCGCGGCATCACCAAACGTTTCCCCGGTGTTCTCGCCGATGACAACGTCGACTTCGAGGTCGAAACCGGTGAGATTCACGCACTGATGGGCGAGAACGGCGCAGGCAAGTCGATTCTGATGTCGCAGCTCGCCGGCGTCTACCAGCCCGATGAGGGTGAAATTTATGTGCGCGGCGAGAAGATAGCTTTCTCTTCCCCGCAGGGCGCCATCGATGCCGGCATCGGCATGGTGTTCCAGTCCTTCAAACTTTTTCCGTCACTCACGATCGCCGAGAACGTGGTGTTTCGTAGCGAGCCGACCAAGCGCGGCCTGATCGATCGCAAGAGCGCCAATGAGCGCGTACGCGAGATCGCAGACCGATACGGCCTCGCCCTCGACCCGACGGCACGCGTCAGCTCGGTGCCCGTTGGTGTGCTGCAGCGCGTCGAAATCGTGAAGGCCCTGTACCGCGAAGCCCGCGTACTGATTCTCGATGAGCCCACCGCTGTGCTCACCCCGCAAGAAACCGAGAACCTCTTCGACGTGCTACGCGCGCTCAAGGCAGACGGTCGCACGATCATCTTGATCACGCACAAGCTGAACGAGGTGATGGCGATCTCTGACCGCGTCACCGTGCTGCGTGACGGCCGCAACGTCGCCCAGCTCGTCACCGCCGACAGCTCCCCCGAAGAGATCACCCGCCACATGACCGGTCGCGACGTTGACCTGTCCACTCCCCCGCCGGCGCTTGAGCCGGGCGAGATCGTGCTCGACGTGCACGATGTCACCGTCGCTGAGGCCGGCACTAACCCCACCGTGCAGCACGCCTCGGTGCAGGTGCGCGCGGGCGAAGTTGTCGGCATCGCTGGTGTCGCCGGCAATGGCCAGGTCGAACTGGCCGAGGCCATCATCGGCATGCGCCCGATCGCCTCGGGTTCAGTCACCCTGCAGGGCAACAACCTGTCACGTTCATCGATCGCCCAGCGCCGCGACGCGGGCATCGCTTATGTGCCCGAGGATCGCCACGGCGTCGGCAGCGCCGGCACCGCCAGCGCGATCGACAACCTGGCACTCGGTCATCACCGTACCGCCCCGATTCTGCAGCGCCGTCTGCTGTCGCGTGCCGCCATGGTTGAGCACGCGCAGCGCCTCATCAAGCGCTTCGGGGTCAAGATCGCCAGCCCCGCCACCGCCGTAGGCACGCTTTCGGGCGGCAACCTGCAGAAGGTCGTCGTCGCGCGCGAGCTCGACTACGGCTCACCGCTACTGATCGCCGAACAGCCCACCCGTGGCGTCGACGTTGGCGCCATCGAATCGATCCACCGCGAACTGTGTGAATACCGTGACGGCGGAGGAGCACTGTTGCTCATCTCTGCCGAACTCAGCGAGATCATGTCGCTCTCCTCCCGCATCCTGGTGATGTTTGAGGGGCGCGTCACCGCCGAAGTGGCGAAAGAAGAAGCCACCGAAGCACTGCTCGGACTCTACATGGCGGGCCATGAGCCCGAGCCTCGGCACCGCCCAGGCGCTCTCGCGAACGGAGACGCACGATGA
- a CDS encoding ABC transporter permease, with protein MKQVTRIGRWFTTPIPISVVLALVIGACFMLIAGVDPISGYVAMVQGSFGSGPGLANTISRAIPIIGIGLAIAIAFRAGILNLGTEGQAGLGALAGGMVAVYVPGPAFLIVILAFITAIAVGAAWGVIAALLENRLGVPILLSSLLMNYPARFFSSWVIRFKLDEPDSALIASEAVRPEVQMSMLVPRDSAFAETLRTTLGPTNPITSILTSVNWSLVVLIVVLIGVIFMNQRTRFGFESGVSGQNAEFARYSGVKPAPLVTRTMAFSGGLAGMFGLMLIIGAPSTRLLEGYIVQTNYAFTALLVTLLALYRPIGTAIAGIFFAAIMVGSDAMGRELGLSPQIAAVIQALVIILLAFRVGLPKLRKRGGDPDREAPPAPEPAAPAAAAAAASAATPSAPIAAAEAAAPASKESAR; from the coding sequence ATGAAACAGGTCACACGCATCGGGCGTTGGTTTACCACCCCGATCCCCATCTCGGTGGTGCTCGCGCTCGTCATCGGCGCTTGCTTCATGCTGATCGCGGGCGTTGACCCGATCAGCGGCTACGTCGCCATGGTGCAGGGCTCATTCGGCAGCGGCCCCGGCCTCGCCAACACCATTTCACGCGCCATTCCGATCATCGGCATCGGTCTCGCCATCGCCATCGCCTTCCGCGCCGGCATTCTGAACCTCGGCACCGAGGGGCAGGCGGGCCTCGGCGCGCTCGCCGGCGGCATGGTCGCGGTCTACGTGCCCGGCCCCGCCTTCCTCATCGTGATTCTCGCGTTCATCACCGCCATCGCGGTGGGTGCGGCCTGGGGCGTCATCGCAGCACTGCTCGAGAACCGCCTCGGTGTGCCGATCTTGCTCTCCTCGCTGCTCATGAACTACCCGGCGCGATTCTTCTCGTCATGGGTGATCAGGTTCAAGCTCGACGAGCCCGATTCTGCGCTGATTGCGAGCGAGGCTGTGCGCCCCGAGGTGCAGATGTCGATGCTGGTGCCGCGTGATTCGGCCTTCGCTGAGACGCTGCGCACCACCCTCGGCCCGACCAACCCGATCACCTCGATTCTCACGAGCGTGAACTGGTCGCTCGTGGTACTCATCGTCGTGCTCATCGGTGTCATCTTCATGAACCAGCGCACCCGCTTCGGCTTCGAGTCGGGCGTCAGCGGCCAGAACGCCGAGTTCGCCCGCTACAGCGGCGTCAAGCCCGCACCCCTCGTCACGCGCACCATGGCGTTCTCGGGTGGCCTCGCCGGTATGTTCGGCCTGATGCTGATCATCGGCGCCCCGTCCACGCGACTGCTCGAGGGCTACATCGTGCAGACGAACTACGCGTTCACCGCGCTGCTGGTCACCCTGCTCGCGCTGTACCGCCCCATCGGCACCGCCATCGCGGGCATCTTCTTCGCCGCGATTATGGTCGGCAGCGACGCGATGGGCCGCGAACTGGGTCTCTCACCGCAGATCGCCGCCGTGATTCAGGCGCTCGTCATTATCTTGCTCGCGTTCCGCGTCGGGCTGCCAAAGCTGCGCAAGCGCGGTGGTGATCCGGATCGCGAGGCCCCGCCCGCCCCCGAGCCCGCGGCGCCTGCAGCCGCGGCAGCAGCAGCCTCCGCAGCAACGCCCTCCGCCCCCATCGCAGCAGCAGAAGCCGCAGCACCCGCCTCGAAGGAGTCCGCACGATGA
- a CDS encoding ABC transporter permease, which translates to MSFLDMFNQDLVTSVIRALIPILLAALGGMIAERAGIFNIGLEGMILIGAFCAVTASFFTHSWLLGVIAAMLAGALFALILGYGAVYRKGDPIVLAIAMNILALGMTSFLLVAIFDVQGVFQDPGIVGIPVWRIPVLADIPYLGALFSLTPLGYLALLLVPTLWIVLFRTPLGLRLRGVGERPLAAATLGVKPERYQLGAVLASGALAGLGGAQLALGNVVLFTENMSSGRGWIAVVAVMLARAHPVGVLGAAVLFGFADALGFRLQILGLPPQLTDAAPYVVTLIVLIFTSRRFRKPREAALA; encoded by the coding sequence ATGAGCTTCCTCGACATGTTTAATCAAGACCTCGTCACCTCGGTGATTCGGGCCCTGATTCCCATTCTGCTTGCGGCCCTGGGCGGCATGATCGCCGAGCGCGCCGGCATCTTCAACATCGGCCTCGAGGGCATGATTTTGATTGGCGCGTTCTGCGCCGTGACCGCGTCGTTCTTCACCCACAGCTGGTTGCTCGGCGTCATTGCCGCGATGCTCGCCGGTGCGCTTTTCGCGCTGATTCTGGGTTACGGGGCGGTGTATCGCAAGGGCGACCCGATTGTGCTCGCCATCGCCATGAATATTTTGGCGCTGGGCATGACGAGCTTCTTGCTCGTCGCGATCTTCGATGTGCAGGGTGTGTTCCAAGACCCGGGCATCGTGGGCATTCCCGTGTGGCGCATTCCGGTGCTCGCCGATATTCCCTACCTCGGGGCGCTTTTCTCGCTGACCCCGCTCGGGTACCTCGCGCTGCTGCTCGTACCGACGCTATGGATCGTGCTTTTCCGCACGCCCCTCGGCCTGCGCCTGCGCGGGGTGGGCGAACGCCCCCTCGCCGCGGCGACGCTCGGCGTGAAGCCTGAGCGTTACCAACTGGGCGCTGTGCTCGCCTCGGGTGCGCTTGCGGGCCTCGGCGGCGCGCAACTCGCCCTTGGTAACGTGGTGCTGTTCACCGAGAATATGTCTTCTGGCCGCGGCTGGATCGCCGTCGTCGCCGTGATGCTCGCGCGTGCGCACCCCGTGGGCGTGCTCGGTGCAGCGGTGCTCTTCGGCTTCGCTGACGCGCTTGGCTTCAGGCTGCAGATTCTTGGCTTGCCGCCGCAGCTCACTGACGCTGCGCCCTACGTGGTCACGCTGATCGTGTTGATCTTCACGAGCCGCCGGTTCCGCAAGCCGCGTGAGGCGGCGCTCGCGTGA
- a CDS encoding cupin domain-containing protein translates to MIEASPAGGDLGTSEVSPPAALPATLPELPAEAAHWVELLELAPLEHEGGLFRQMHLDAHSSAIYYLLADPDFSALHSLNSVEVYHWYAGAPLQLLLLHPDGRIEQPVLGPDAAAGQRPQIVVGPGVMQGSSSAGSWSLVGTTMSPPFDWNGFQLGDRATLQEQYPEASARIVSLTRLH, encoded by the coding sequence GTGATCGAGGCCTCACCTGCGGGTGGAGACCTCGGCACGTCTGAGGTCTCTCCCCCCGCGGCGCTCCCTGCTACTCTCCCAGAGCTTCCCGCCGAGGCGGCGCACTGGGTTGAGCTACTCGAGCTCGCACCGCTCGAACACGAGGGCGGGCTGTTTCGGCAGATGCACCTCGATGCGCACTCCAGCGCGATCTATTATCTGCTCGCCGACCCCGATTTCTCGGCGCTGCACTCGCTGAACTCGGTCGAGGTGTACCACTGGTACGCGGGCGCGCCGTTGCAGCTGTTGCTACTGCACCCCGACGGCCGCATCGAGCAGCCGGTGCTCGGCCCTGATGCCGCCGCGGGCCAGCGGCCGCAGATCGTCGTGGGCCCGGGTGTGATGCAGGGATCAAGCTCCGCCGGATCATGGAGCCTCGTCGGCACCACCATGTCTCCCCCGTTCGACTGGAACGGGTTTCAGCTCGGTGACCGCGCCACACTGCAGGAACAGTACCCGGAGGCGAGCGCGCGGATCGTTTCGCTGACCCGCCTGCACTAA
- a CDS encoding TetR/AcrR family transcriptional regulator → MTDARIVRTRASLHAAVLQLAATKPATEITVSELAVAADINRVTFYKHYLTPGEALREALTQDLTQARTTALSSLAEAEPRDAFLATLNLALDHIERHRAIYTFSFTAPDDGTGMYVLATHFTSIVRMYLDARLTLPPPLPEFDPQLLASLIGTGFVGPVFLWLTSGRHDREDLIKTLSVLTPEWWFPQAS, encoded by the coding sequence ATGACCGACGCAAGAATCGTACGCACGCGTGCATCGCTGCACGCAGCAGTGCTGCAGCTCGCCGCAACAAAACCCGCCACCGAAATCACGGTGTCAGAGCTTGCGGTCGCCGCAGACATTAACCGCGTCACTTTTTACAAGCACTACCTGACGCCCGGTGAAGCTCTGCGAGAGGCCCTCACCCAAGATCTCACGCAAGCACGCACCACCGCACTCTCGTCACTCGCTGAGGCCGAGCCGCGTGACGCCTTTCTGGCAACGCTGAACCTCGCCCTCGATCACATCGAGCGGCACCGCGCGATCTACACGTTCAGCTTCACGGCGCCCGACGACGGCACCGGCATGTACGTGCTCGCAACACACTTCACGAGCATCGTGCGCATGTACCTCGATGCGCGCCTCACTCTGCCGCCGCCCCTGCCCGAGTTCGACCCGCAGCTGTTGGCCAGCCTGATTGGCACCGGCTTTGTGGGCCCAGTGTTCCTGTGGCTGACGTCTGGCCGGCACGACCGCGAAGATCTCATCAAGACGCTCTCGGTACTCACCCCCGAATGGTGGTTTCCGCAGGCCTCATAG
- a CDS encoding CPBP family intramembrane glutamic endopeptidase, protein MATQTTRVRWGAVALFVVLAYGLAWLAALPLWLSDLSAPSTQILSAILAPVMMLTPAIATIIVVFVMRAPRTHRARFLGLWPLRPAKRVVWLTVAALFGSIAIGFASVAVAALLGWVELDLVNFSGFVALNEAALPAGMEASVLPPAGLLIAVQIALMPIAAILPNSLLAFGEELGWRGWLLPALRPLGTWPALLLSGAIWGVWHAPLTLLGHNYGLFDWRGVALMTVNCVLWGVLFGWLRLRSGSVWPAVIAHGALNTTGGLVMLFAAVGSEVRVELVTVAGAAGWIVVALIVLVLTLTGQLRIQPELAPARNELPRNAPVRHDPEHNEPERTEPADNAPATTDL, encoded by the coding sequence ATGGCCACGCAGACTACTCGGGTGCGATGGGGCGCCGTCGCCCTCTTCGTGGTGCTGGCCTACGGGCTCGCCTGGCTGGCCGCGCTGCCGCTGTGGCTTTCCGATCTCTCAGCGCCGAGCACGCAGATTCTCTCGGCGATTCTGGCGCCGGTGATGATGCTGACACCCGCAATCGCGACCATCATCGTGGTGTTTGTGATGCGCGCGCCGCGCACCCATCGCGCACGGTTTCTTGGGCTGTGGCCGCTGCGCCCCGCCAAACGCGTTGTCTGGCTCACCGTAGCCGCCCTGTTCGGCTCGATCGCCATCGGGTTTGCGTCGGTGGCTGTGGCCGCGCTCCTGGGCTGGGTGGAGCTTGACCTCGTCAACTTCTCGGGCTTCGTTGCCCTCAACGAAGCGGCCCTGCCCGCGGGCATGGAAGCCAGCGTGCTGCCACCCGCGGGTCTGCTGATTGCGGTGCAGATCGCGCTCATGCCCATCGCCGCCATCTTGCCCAACTCGCTGCTCGCGTTCGGTGAAGAGCTGGGTTGGCGGGGATGGTTGCTGCCCGCGTTGCGCCCGCTGGGCACCTGGCCCGCGCTGCTGCTGAGCGGGGCGATCTGGGGCGTGTGGCATGCTCCGCTGACGCTGCTCGGCCACAACTACGGGCTGTTTGACTGGCGCGGGGTCGCCCTGATGACGGTGAACTGCGTGCTGTGGGGCGTGCTGTTTGGCTGGCTGCGACTGCGCTCGGGATCGGTATGGCCCGCCGTCATCGCGCACGGCGCGCTGAACACCACCGGAGGTCTTGTCATGCTGTTCGCGGCCGTCGGCAGCGAAGTGCGTGTCGAGCTCGTGACCGTGGCCGGGGCAGCCGGATGGATCGTGGTCGCCCTGATCGTGCTGGTGCTCACGCTCACCGGTCAGCTGCGCATACAGCCCGAACTTGCACCAGCGCGCAATGAACTGCCGCGCAATGCACCTGTGCGCCATGATCCGGAGCACAACGAGCCAGAGCGCACTGAGCCAGCGGATAATGCGCCGGCGACCACCGACCTATGA